From a single Nicotiana tabacum cultivar K326 chromosome 8, ASM71507v2, whole genome shotgun sequence genomic region:
- the LOC107793926 gene encoding uncharacterized protein LOC107793926 isoform X2 gives MHGRPKKNRRKEEGKIKRVEKLSKRGIAMTCSICKSIKNNKRSCPSRPEATSATRTTASTGNTGVTTEYNATQQSSTGSTRKRSVDNQQESTSKGGESRASRTRFAMQQISYHTYNDKFRRSYR, from the exons ATGCATGGCAGGCCAAAGAAGAATAGaagaaaagaggaaggaaaaattAAAAGAGTTGAAAAGTTATCAAAAAGAGGAATAGCTATGACATGCTCGATTTGCAAGTCCattaaaaacaataaaagaagttGTCCTTCAAGGCCTGAAGCAACATCAGCCACAAGAACAACAGCATCCACAGGAAACACAGGTGTTACAACAGAG TATAATGCTACCCAGCAGTCATCTACTGGAAGTACAAGAAAGAGAAGTGTTGACAATCAACAAGAATCTACAAGCAAGGGAGGTGAATCTAGAGCGAGCAGAA CAAGGTTTGCAATGCAGCAAATTAGTTACCACACCTACAATGATAAATTCCGCAGAAGTTACAGGTGA
- the LOC107793926 gene encoding uncharacterized protein LOC107793926 isoform X1: MHGRPKKNRRKEEGKIKRVEKLSKRGIAMTCSICKSIKNNKRSCPSRPEATSATRTTASTGNTGVTTEYNATQQSSTGSTRKRSVDNQQESTSKGGESRASRSKYKSPRVVWGMVYLYLRLVIVVLIKVCNAAN; the protein is encoded by the exons ATGCATGGCAGGCCAAAGAAGAATAGaagaaaagaggaaggaaaaattAAAAGAGTTGAAAAGTTATCAAAAAGAGGAATAGCTATGACATGCTCGATTTGCAAGTCCattaaaaacaataaaagaagttGTCCTTCAAGGCCTGAAGCAACATCAGCCACAAGAACAACAGCATCCACAGGAAACACAGGTGTTACAACAGAG TATAATGCTACCCAGCAGTCATCTACTGGAAGTACAAGAAAGAGAAGTGTTGACAATCAACAAGAATCTACAAGCAAGGGAGGTGAATCTAGAGCGAGCAGAAGTAAGTATAAGAGTCCAAGAGTTGTGTGGGGCATGGTGTATTTGTATCTAAGACTGGTTATAGTTGTGTTAAT CAAGGTTTGCAATGCAGCAAATTAG
- the LOC107793926 gene encoding uncharacterized protein LOC107793926 isoform X3 yields MTCSICKSIKNNKRSCPSRPEATSATRTTASTGNTGVTTEYNATQQSSTGSTRKRSVDNQQESTSKGGESRASRSKYKSPRVVWGMVYLYLRLVIVVLIKVCNAAN; encoded by the exons ATGACATGCTCGATTTGCAAGTCCattaaaaacaataaaagaagttGTCCTTCAAGGCCTGAAGCAACATCAGCCACAAGAACAACAGCATCCACAGGAAACACAGGTGTTACAACAGAG TATAATGCTACCCAGCAGTCATCTACTGGAAGTACAAGAAAGAGAAGTGTTGACAATCAACAAGAATCTACAAGCAAGGGAGGTGAATCTAGAGCGAGCAGAAGTAAGTATAAGAGTCCAAGAGTTGTGTGGGGCATGGTGTATTTGTATCTAAGACTGGTTATAGTTGTGTTAAT CAAGGTTTGCAATGCAGCAAATTAG
- the LOC107793926 gene encoding uncharacterized protein LOC107793926 isoform X4 has product MTCSICKSIKNNKRSCPSRPEATSATRTTASTGNTGVTTEYNATQQSSTGSTRKRSVDNQQESTSKGGESRASRTRFAMQQISYHTYNDKFRRSYR; this is encoded by the exons ATGACATGCTCGATTTGCAAGTCCattaaaaacaataaaagaagttGTCCTTCAAGGCCTGAAGCAACATCAGCCACAAGAACAACAGCATCCACAGGAAACACAGGTGTTACAACAGAG TATAATGCTACCCAGCAGTCATCTACTGGAAGTACAAGAAAGAGAAGTGTTGACAATCAACAAGAATCTACAAGCAAGGGAGGTGAATCTAGAGCGAGCAGAA CAAGGTTTGCAATGCAGCAAATTAGTTACCACACCTACAATGATAAATTCCGCAGAAGTTACAGGTGA